The DNA region AATTTATGTAACTTCTGGATATTGTGCATACAAAGCAGACCATGTTGGATACTTACATACCTCATTTTGAGCGGTAATAACACGCTCTACACCGGTACGCACATTCAAAGACACTATCACGCTCGTATTATGCTTTTCCTTACAATATATCAAATAATTACCACACGGCGACCATGCACATTCATCCTTATGTCCAGGATCAGCGGTTAACTGCTTATGTTTTTTAGTCACTTCATCATATATATGTACCTGCATAATTTCTTTCACTTTTTTACAATATGCTACTAAATGCTTTTTCTCAGAATATGCAGGACAATATGCTGCAGTAGAACCTGTGGTAATCGCACTACTTACTCCATCGGCCATCGTATAACAATATATTTGTGGAATTCCTAAATTCACATCTGAGCAAAAATATACACAGTTACCACTATCACTAAACACTGGGGAAACATTATTCGCCTTATTGTGCGTTAGTTGCTTTGATATGCCATTTTTAAAATGATGTAACTGACAATTGCCCATACCATGTGACGCACAATACACTACCTGAGATCCATCTCCTGAAAACGCAGGGATCATGCTGACGCCAATTTTATCAACAGATACTTTTCGCCTTCCATGCATATCAACATACATGAGTCGTATATTTTTATTGGTACACTCTGAATAAAACAACATAGGATTATTTTTATCCCTGTTAAACCGCGGCGCAACATTAATCGTTCCCGTTGTTACCAAAGGTTGCATATTCGACCCATCATAGTCAGCAATGTACACATGCTGCACCTTTTTCTTACCGCGCAACTGCATCTCTTTGCAAAAGGCAATCTTGGAAGAAAACGATCCATCTTCACCGGTCAAAATAGGCCATACGCAGTCCGCTATAGTATGCCCCCATCCACGAACATTACTTCCCTGCTTACTGTATTTTTTTTCTGCTAACGCTTGCGCGCTGTATGTATCATACACAGCATAATCAATTTCTCCCAACTTAAACCCACTCAAACAAACAGCAAGAGGATACCCTTGCTTGAATAGTTCTTGTATTTCTGCTTTTGATCGTACATCTGCCAACGGAAAAACTGTAACGGCAAACTGCCCGCTAAAGGAAAAATCATTACTCATAATATCTGCAACAGCAACCAAATCTTTATACGCTTGGGCAGTTAGACAAATAGCTAATTGCACTTTTGCATGCCCTTTCGCACGCACATGCACATCATCTCCTTGGATTATTGTTGTTTCAAACAATAATCCAATAACCATAACAAAAAGTATACTTCGCATAGATGCGCACCCTCCTCATCACTGTTTAAAATGTATACACAACTCTTTACCACAGGCCATGTGCGGAAACTGCATAGCAACGACTGCTGTTCGTGCATGGATATCATAGACCAACACACCTGATGGTTTTTGTATCAGTACTAATTCCGCTTTCCGGTCCCATCCCACTTTCACCTGCACATCACATTCAAGATGTGCCGACAGTCCAACGGGAGGTCGCCAATGCTTCTCAACTTCCTGCTGAATCAATAGTTGCATCTGCGCCGCATCGCGCTCTGCTTGCCCAATATACTGAACGTCATCTTGTTCAGAAGATACATCTAACCCATCCTCTGGTATCTGGTTACTTATTACTTGTTCCTGTTGCTGAGGAGCTGCTGCTACTGGATCTTGCTGCACAACATCGTCTTTTTTTACCTCTTGCACAGGAGGAACAATTTCTTCTTTTTTAATCAATGCCTCTTTTTTAAGCGGCACTTGTTCTACAATTTCTTTTTTTTCTATTTTTTTCTTTGTATCTATAGATTCTTTTTTAGGCGATTCTTTTTTTACAGTCATCTGTTTTTCTGGTTGTGCAAGCGTTGCCTTACTTTTTTGATCCGGCTTAATTTGCTGAGGTGGCTTTACCACAGATTTAGTTTTTTGAGCTGCTACATTTTTTTGTTTTTGTGGTGCACCTGTTTTTTTCTGTTTATTGGCCGATGCAACCGCTTTACCTTTTTTCCCACTTTTTACGCCACCGGTACTACCTTTTTTCTGCGGTATCGATTTCATCAACGGCATCAACACAACCGGTGTTTTAGGATCATGCACACGCCCTACGGTGATATCATACCGAGAAAACTGTCCGCGATAGACAAATAACAACAGCACTAGCATGCCACAATGAATGAATGTAGAAACAGAAACTAATTGCCACCACAACTGTTCATGTTTACGTCGGCGTAGTCGCCAAGGCCACATAGTTGATTCCCCCAACCACTTTAATATGATCTACCAACTCTATAACTGCCCCGTATGATACCGATTTATCAGCTTTTATAAATACTGTTTTTTCTGTATCAGCTCCTACTGCTCCTTTAAGTTGCTTGATCAATACTGCACGATCTTTTATCGCAGTATCATTAAAAAAGAATGCCCCCTTTTTATCGACATACACAATCAATTCTTGGGATGTCAATCCATCATCTTTTGCTTGTCCTTTAGGCAATTCTACTTTTATTCCATTGTGCATGATAGGCGCGGTCACCATAAAAATCACTAACAGCGTTAACGCTGTATCAATCAATGGCGTTAACACCACCTCTTGCATAGTCATCGGCGCACGTTTTTTACGTCTTACTTGTCGCATAGATCTCTCTCCTTATCAACGAATAAATAATGTAGAGAAAACCGTATGTACTTTATCTGCTAAAACACCAAGTTGCTTATCTAACACTCTAATTTTTGCGATAAAATAATTGAACATCGCTACTGCAGGAATCGCAACCATAAGTCCAGCAAGCGTCGTAATAAGCGCTTCTGCTATACCTGGTGCAACCGTTGCAATATCCGCACTTTGCTGCTCGCTGATACGAATAAACGCATGCACTAATCCCCAAATAGTTCCAAATAAACCGAGCAGTGGCGAAAGACTCACGCTGGTGGTCAGTACCGCTAAATATGATTCTTCATGCTGAATCATATCATCTGCAGTTTGGTAGATTGTGTGCTGCACCATTTCCAACTGATTGCTGGTTAATGCTATGCTTTTATTAGCTTCAGCAGATTCTTGTAATAACTCTTTTAAAAACGAAATATTTTTGGATAAAAAATAACCAGGCATAGTGCCCGATAACAGAGATGCTAACTGCATAATTTGCTCAACACTTTTAACCTGTTTCACTGATGCAAGCGCTGTTTGCATATCACGCATTTTAGTACGTAACAAAATATATTTATAAAAAAATACTGCCCAACAAACAATGGACATCACGAGTAATATCAACAAAACCGCTATACTAATGGCATCTGATTGCTTTACCAATTGCCATAATGCATTTCCCATCATCTTAGTACTACCTATTTTTATACAATTACTATGCGATTATTACCGTACAACGAAAGGTAGTGTAACAAATGGATGCGTTTTTGTAATCGATTGCGTAAAAATCGTGTCTCATCTGCTATTTATAAACTATCTACCAACAAGCAACCACATACCCCCTTTCTTTCAAAAACCCCCTAGGAATCGCAAACTATTGCTTTTATTACCAACAAATCTATATACTTTTTATAAAGAGACGTAAGTAGCATAAATAGGAGGTCATATGAAAAAGAATCTATTAATATCAATAATTGCTGCACTACTGACAGTAACCACTCCATCTAACATACAAACTGTTGTCCCGCCAAAAGCAAAAAAACTCCAACAATTAGACTCAACCTTTCTGCTCTTTTTCACCTCAGGAGTTGGAGGACTTGACCTTTATATTCCTAAAGATGAATTAGAAAACGCTCATTACGACATAGAAAAATTACTTAAAACTCATCATATCCCACTCTCTTCCGCGGGAAAAACTCTGGCAAGTCAACAAGGGTTTTGGCCTAAACAATCAGATAGATATAAAAAACGCATGGCATCAAAGATTCCTCAAGACCGAAAGTATGAAATTAATATTAACGATGTACCTCAACTGCTTGCAGGCGCTCGGTCTACTATCAAATCTTTTTTGCTAACTGATGATAAAGAGCTTCCCTCAATTGAACAGTCGAGTATTAAAAAAGGAGGAATAAGAAGACTGTTTACTTATGCACAGCTCGAACGGATTATTAAAGAAAAAAAACTATCACATATTCGATTACCACGAAAAGTAGTAGTCATACGTGATAATAAAACCAAACAATATGTACCAGCAGAACTTGCGCCAAGCATTATTGATACCGCAATAAACGCTGTTTCTGTGGTTGGTTATAATATAGGCATTCAAAAGACTTCATGGGATTATGATCTCATTATCTTTGCTCACAAAGAAAAACGTTATAATCGTCCGCTCAGTAAGCAAGCATATGATGATCTTGTTCAATTAATTTCAGAGGCCCCATTTGATGTTGGTTATGACAATATTTTCGCGGACCAAAATGGTGACGCTGTAATTATCGATACCGAATTTAAAGGTGAACCGGCAGATACAAGTATTGAAAAACTGGGACGATATAAAATTGATTTCGGCGAAAAAGCACCACGATCAAAGTTGTAGGAAGAAAAAAATGAAAAAGAATTTATTAATATCCATAGCTACTGCACTACTGGCAATAACAATTCCCAATACCACACAGACGGCTGCGGCAGAAGAAGCCCCAAAATTACTTTCAGCGACTAAACTCTCTAGAGCTTCAGTGAGTTGTGGTGGCATCCCCCTTTATATTTCTGAAAAAGAATTAGATGATGCTGGCTACGACATAGAAAAATTATTTAAAATTCATGATATCCACCTCTCTTCTACGGAAAAAATTATACAAGCAGACGATGAGCAAGCATATTGGCCTTACTGGGCAGATAAGTATAAAAAACGTATAGCATCAAACCTCCTCAAAAAAACATACGAAATTAATATTAATGACATACCCCAATTACTTGCAACCGCACGATCTACTATCAAATCTTTTCTATTAACCGATGATGCTGAACTTCCTTTAATTGAAAAATTAAGTATTCGAAAAAAAGGAATTAACAGACTGCTTACTTACGCTGCATTACAACAAGTTATCGAAGAAAAACAATTATCTCACATTCGTTTACCACGAAAAATAGCGGTTATACATGATAATGAAACTGGAGAATATGTACCCGCTGAACTCGCACAAAAGATTATTGATATTGCAATCAATGCTGAATTTAGCGATGGCAGAATAATCATTCAAGAGACTGATGGTTATGATTTCATTATTTTTGCTCACAAAGAAAAACATTATAATCGCCCACTCAGCAAACAAGCATATGATGATCTTGTGCAACTCATCTCAGAAGCTCCATTTGATGTTGGTGCTGGTAATATTTTCACTGATCAGAATGGTGATGCGGTGATTATTGATACCGAATTTAAAGGTGAACCCGCAGAAACAAGCATTAAAAAACTGAGCGCGCGGTATGACATCGATTTCAAAGAATAAACTCTTCAATCAAAGCTGTAGTAAATACTCATATTATTTTTTCTCTGCATCTTTTTTCCCAAGCACTCTCCGCTTCAACTCCTGCTTATCCACAATCCCTTCATTCAATTGAATTTCATACGCTTGTTTTACAAGCTCTCCTAAGCGAGGGCCTGGTGCCACTTCTGGCATCAAATCTCTTCCTAATAGAACAGGCAGTTCCACTTTATCAAGTATCTGCAACTCAGCAGACTTTTGTATAAACATATCCACTTCTGGTGTCTGACCAGTAAGTGGCGTACCTTTATGTGGATTACGCCCCAAAATATCTGCGCGTGCAACCTGTGCAAGCATAGCAATCGTTGCATGTGGCGCAAGCTTACGCGCTAATCTTTTATACGCTGCAGGACCTGATTTTAACGCAACAAATTGCAACGGCTGCATGTGACACGCGACCAACTTCACGACAACTATAATAAGATTTTTTTTACCGGTAATGCGTTTTAATAACTGCTTGGTGAGTACCGCACCCACTGATTCATGGCCATAACTGGTGACAAATTCACCATCAATCACTGTTGTTTCTACCTTTCCCAAATCATGACACAACGCTGCATACATAATCGTCAGCTTCTGGTCTGCATCTGAATACGTAAATGCCGCTGCTGCATCAAGCGCCTGCATAGAATGCTCAAACACATCTCCCTCTGGATGCCAGCGGGCACTTTGCACAACCCCAATTAAATTACCGAGCTCTGGAAATAACTCGTGCAATCGACCGATACGATGCAACCAACGGATGCCCCGCGAAGGGGCTCTTGATTGTAACAACAATTTTTCAAATTCTTTTTCAATGCGCTCAATAGAAACGGTGCTCACATCCATAGTTGCACATAGTGCATTCAGCTGCTCATCTGGCTCCATCTCAAATCGTCCGACAAATTGCATCACGCGATAAAAACGCAATGGATCTTGCACAAAAAATTCCGCATCAACCGCTCGTAATACTTTATTCTGCAGATCTTGATAGCCACCAAATAAATCGATCAATTCTCCTGTATATAAATCCATACCCATCGCATTAATGGTAAGGTCCCTGCGGCGAAAGGCATCATGCAAAGACATCATGGGATCAACTGCTACCTGCGGCTTACGTCCCCCGCTGTCGCTGCGCGGTAACGCAATATCAATCGATGGTTCATCTGCAGGAGATACTTTAAAAATACCAAATGATTTTCCCACATAATCAACAAAACCAATTTGCCGTAATAATGGCTCAACTGCATCGACCGCAATCCCATGTAATTCAATATCAACATCCTTGACCTCACGATCCAACAAAAGATCCCGAACGGCACCACCTACTAATAATGCACGTCCACCATTTTGATGAATCAACGTGGCAAGATGTGATACTGACACAAAGGTTTCCAGCAAATTACGTAATTTCTTTTGAATCGCCAGAATAATTTTTGTAGACTGCATACGATGTACTCCTAATCTTGGTAATATTATAAAGGATAACCTATGAAAAATAATGTTCTCATTGTGTTCATATTATCTATAGCCTGCTGCAACTTCGCTACAATTTCCGCAAAAGGTTTTTTCAAAAATATCACATCACTTTTTAATAGTCGCGGTTATGAAGAAACTATACAACAAGAGATTACTATTAGCCCTTCAACAACCGTATCGATAGAAAATCCCCATGGCAATATTTATGTTAAAACAGAGTGGCAGCAAAATACGATCGCCCTTTCTGCTACCAAACATGGACCATCTGTAGAAATAACAAACGGAATCAGCCTCGTTGAATCAGAACTGGACACCGTAAAAACAATAAAAACAACTATGCCAAATAAATCAAAAGGGTCTATAGATCTTACCCTCATTGTCCCTACTAATATTTCACTTGAACTGATCACCAACCGCAATAACATTACCGTAGAAGATGGTATTAGCGGCAATATTATAGCATCTACACAAGACGGTATCATTACGCTCAATAATACCCGCTCAACCGTGCAAGCAACCGCACAAAAAGCAGGATCAATTCATGTGCGCCAAGCAGAAGGAGACATCAGTGCGAAAACAGACAAAGGAAATATCACCATCACTGATTCTAAAAAAAATGTTGTCGCTGAAACTAATCGAGGAACCGTCAACGTTACCTGCAAAGAACTTGCCGCTCATGATAAAATGTGGATAAAAACAACATCGGGTGCTGTGATGTTAGACCTACCACAATCAATCAATGCGAACATGCAAGCAAAAACAAAAAAAGGAACGGTGACCTGTGATTTACCAATCACCATCAAAGAAAAAACAACACAACTTAATAAACAAGTATGGAAGCAATTTAGACAAGAAGTAGAAGGTAATTTTGGTAACGGCAATGCTGAAATCAAAGTTGCTGCACAATCAAGTTCAATTAAAATCCGTAAACGTACCGCATGAACAACTACCGGTTAATACATTGACCCCATGCCGTGCGCTCTATGCATTGCTTCTTCATCAGCCATTTCTTTTCCTCGCTTAAATTCTTCATTAATCTTGTCAATTATTGCCTGAATCCTCACTACAACAGCTCCGGCTGATGGATTAATGTTTTGTAGCTCATACACATACTCAGCAATACGCTGTATTGACGCTTCCGGAAAATATACATTTTGTTTAGCCGAAGATAATAGTTTTTGAGCACGAGCAAGAGAAGTTTCAAGCAAATGCTGCGGATATAGCCGCGCTTGGGTCGCTAGAGACTCAGGAGCCCTTAATCTGAATATGCGTACAATACCATCAAAATATCCAACAACAATAAACTGATTATCTGAGCTAATTACTATGGAACGTATGGAATTTATTGATGTATATGCCATATCTTGAAGTGTATGAATTAATGCGCCACTTTCTAGATTCCATACAAGCACGGCTCCATGGAAAGATCCAGTAACAACCAATTGGTTATCCGAGCTAATAGCGACGGAAGATATCATATCCATATGATTATGTCCTGCAATCTCACGTAATAGCGTAAGATCACGCATATTCCATAAAAGCGCTTTTTCGCCAACTGTAGTAATAATAAACTGATTATCTAAACTGAGAGCTATATGTCCTGTACCACCATTAATTTTACGTATCAATTCCCCATTATTAGCGTTCCATATATATGTTCCCTCAGAAGATGCAGTAATAATAAGCTGATTGTCTGAACTAATGGCTACAGAATTCGCTTGATGTGAAACGGGAATGGTACGTATCAATGCACCTTGCAAATCCCATACAGATATAGTCTTGTCCCTACATCCAGTAACATTGCTAGATGCAGTAACAATAAACCGATTATCCGAACTAATAGCTATGGAATCAATCTCATCTGTCTGGGCTTCAAATACCCGAATTGCTTCACCGCTGCTCATATCCCATATACCTATTTCTCCCCCCGCTGATCCCATAACAACGTATTGGCCATCTGGACTAATTGCCACCGAACGCGGTCCATAATAAGGCTTAAACCCTGTAAACTCCCTTATTTCTGTGCGATTTTTTACATCCCACATGCGCGCACGACCACCTGATACGGTAACAATAGACTGGTTATCTGGACTAAGTGCTACAGCTTGGAGATACCCCAACTGATCTGCAAACACTGTTGAATCTATTACTGCGGTAGAATCAGTGATTTTGGGCTTGGCTTCAAGATATTCGCCCATAATTTCCCCTACGCCAGGCATAGCCAGGAACTCAATCCCTTGCGCAGGAGATACATCTGTTGGGATCACAAGACGTCGAGCTGGCCTATCAGCCACAGTTGTTTCTTCTCGTTCTTTTTCATCTTCTTCGCTCGTGCTCATTGTTCGGGATTGGGATGATTGCAATGATGCCTCGATTGCGCGTGCAGTGCCTTCTTCAGCTATCGCACCTTCCGTTTCTTGCGGTGTTTTTTCATCATAAAAAAACGCTTCCTCTGGGGTGGCAGATGCCGCTTGCAATTGCTCACTGCTATTTTGTGCAAGGGCCGATTCGCGCTGTCTTTGAGCAGCCTCTGCCAATCTTCTGCTTTGTGCTTCCATGGCTGGTCCCATACGCTGTCTTCTTTTTTCCCTAACCGCTTGTAGATCTTCAGGCTGCCCTTCCAACATGCGTAGCGTTCGTGCCTCTTCTACTCTCTTTGCATCTTCTTTTGCTTGCCGAGCAGCCCTCTCCTGTCGAGCAAGATCTTCTGGAGAGTCGTGCAAAGATGCCGCCGATTGTATTGCAAATGGCGATACTACCATTAATATCCCGATACCAAATATGATTTTAAATGAACAGTTCTTCATTTCTTACCCTTTTTTATTTATTCTCATGATGGCAAATTTCCAAACAGAATCGCATCAAATTAATAATTAATATACAGATTTTCCATTCCGAAAATCAAGGGCTGGCCGTTTTTAAGGCAAACCCCTTAATCCAGCACAGTTTCTAGAACATGTACGTGACGTACGAAACTACCGATCAAAATATGATATACTCAAAAAAATAGTCCATACATTGACTCGCCATATTATAATAGGACCCTATGAATATCCACTACCTCATCACCATCTTTTTGTTTTTCACGCAGCTTACAACCGCTACAATACACTATGCGCTCCACGACATTGATACACACACCATAGGAATTACCATCACCGTCCCGATTCAAGGCAATGATTTTTTATACAAAGATTATATCTCTTTTTCTGTAGATCATCCCGATATACAGTTAAGCTCATGGAAAAGTAATATAGAATCAACAACCCATTACAACACTCGGTTTAAAGATAGCAAAAAGATTTTCAATAAAGATGTCACTATAACTCTGACTGCGCAAAAAAAAACCGACACTATTAAACAAGCACGTCTTTATTTTAATTATTACTTACATTCTAAAAATCATATTTCAGAAATAATTTTCCCCTTAATAACAAAAAAAAATGAGCATTCTGTTAATACTCAAGAACATACAATTGCCATAAAACAAAGCAACCTAACAGAACTTCACCCCACTACTCCATCACGCAAGAAAATAGATCATTTAAAAAATTGGTATGCAACACACATAGAGCTGTATATACACTCGAGATTTGTACAGGCAATCACATTATTTCTGCTCATATGCATACTCGGACTTTTTTTATATTTTCACAACCGAATGCTCTTTTTGATAGAAATAAAAAAAATCGCGTTATGGTGTGCACTTGCGATACTGATTTATTTTTCTCATTTTATTAGTGCATCACACTATACTATATATATTGCGGCTGTATTTTGCGCCATCACAGGACTTTTATATAGTATCGATAGTGAAAAAACAACATCACGTCCATGGCGGCATGTAAAAACAATAATCGGAATACTACTGCTCGTCTCTACATTTCCGTTATTATTTGAGGGATATAAAAATTCGCTTTATAAGTAAATAATTCATACAAATCGTAGCATCAACATCGTCTAAATTTTCAGCAATAGCATTTTGCGTATAAGCGATTGCCGCACCCCATTCTTCATTACGTTCAAGAGATAATAAATTTTCCTGCCAAGTCATTCCACACTCCTAATGTTTCTATATATCACATTGAAAAGAAACTGTTGGTTTTACCCGCACAATCAAAAATGGTTCTTTTAAATGTGCATCTTGATATGGAAAAGGAATATCATTACTTTGTTTGAAAAAATATAGAGAGTCATCTGTACATGATATCCTATCTAAGCTACTTATACTTATTTCAAAAATAGGACTACTTGCATTGTCGATAATCAGTTTCATTGTGGCATATTCTTCATGAGGAGAAATACATAAAGAAAATATCGATCTATCATCTAAAGAAATAATATATTTTGAAATACTGACTTCCAAATCAATTATTTCTTCTCGATCAAAAAATTCTAAAAATGTATATCGCTCGTAAAATTGCATAATCACTCTCTAATATTTAAATACTGTTATTACATCACCTTTTGCATTGACCATAACTTTTAATTCTTTTGTGATATGTTCGAATGTGCCAGAAACTTTTCCAAGTACAGCGGTAGTTGTTTCTATAATATGTTCTACAACCATAGGAGGAATATTACGTGGATTTACATATTTTTTAAAATCATCACTTCCTCGAGGATATCCTTTTGCTAATGCTCTGTGTTCCAATTCTCTTATAACTTCTTGCGTTCGCGGCGCCATCCTTTCCAGTGCATGTTTAGTATAATAACGATTATTTATGACACAACCCTTTTCTGGCATGCTCCAGCAGTTAGGGGTATGTATAACCTCGTTCATCAACGTATTTGCCGGCGCTTGAGCAACCTTCTCCACTTCAGACAACTTCTCAAGTAATTTTATAGCCTCCTCTTTTGCCCTTTGCACTGCCGTGGCAGCAGCTGATTCGGATGTTGCAGCACAAGCAGAAGCTATTGACGGATTCGGCTTTCCCAGAAGCGCAAGTGCCTCTGCGCCAGCAGCCTTTGCTATTTTACCTGCGAATGATGCACAACAACCAAAAACAATCGCATTGGTAAAAAAACCAACGGGAACCTCAACAACTTGATGCATCTTATCATATGAGGGTGTTTTCTCCCACCAATGTACGATCTTGCTTCGTTCCTTTGCCCAATTTTTTGAAATTCGATCAAAATCTTGGTCATCAAATGTATCACTCAATAAATCATCAAATGGCACATAGTGATATATCAAATCCCCAAATTGTACTACAATAAGGCCCATTGCGGTTACCAAAGCATCTGGATGATTTGCTATATGTTGAATACTAGTACACGCATCTGTTATACCTTTGCGAACTCCACTCACAAACCCTCCTGCTGCTGCGCAATACCCTGCCAGAGATGTACCAAAATCAATCAGTTTTGATGCACCAACACAATCCCCCATCTCATTCACTTTGCGCGCATCATCAAGCGTTTCTACTGTTGCCGTACGGATCATATCATCAAACGGCTTTGGATTTTTTACTTGCGGCAATTGTGCAAGCAGTTCTATTCCATCAAGCACTTCCCTAAACAGCTCCTGTTGTAATGGATTACCATACAATCCCTGATATTCTGCCGCGTCAAATCCATGACGCGCTAAACAATCCGATACTTGCTGAGAAACGGCATATTGCTTCCGCACTATATTTTTAGGATTTTTAATTGTTTCTTCATACGCATGCGCACGTTCTGGGTTATTTTCTTGCCATTCTAATGCTACAGCATCGAGATTTGGCATTTGCCCAGTGAAGATTTCTTGCATGCACACATTGCGCTGTTGCTGATTATATGCATACCACTGCTGCGCCTTCTTTTTTGCACTCTCATACTTTTTATGCAATCCTGCTGCTTGATTAGTAATAAAATAGTACGCTTTCTTTTCACACGTATAAACGTTTTTTGGACACGTCGAACAGGTTTTAACATGATCACCGCTAAAAAAATATTGTTGGTCTGCATACTGAAATACAGCTGGTGGAGTAATGGGTGCGCACGTACGTGCATTCGACAATGAATCTTGCGAAGAAGGATGAGGAGGTTTAGAATCAGGAACATACAACTGCTTGCTTAAATCTACAAGCATGCGCTCTTTAACAAAATCAAACGTATACTCACGAGCCATATCATTGCAATATTGTGATACTGCATCTGTATAGTCCCGAGTGTGATACAGTTCATGCTGTTTTGCCCAGTTTTCAGCCTCACGTAAATCAGCAGCCATTCGCTCCATAAATAGGAAATCTCGTACAAGAAATAGTGATGAGCTGCCATTATCAGAATATAACGGGAAAATGTGTAGGGATAACAGAACAAAAAAAATAATGCGCTTACCTATAAAAAATAATGTTCTCATTCTGTTCATATTATCTATAGCTTGCTGCAACTTCGCTACAATTTTCGCAAATGGTTTTTTAAAAAACATCATATCACTCTTTAATAGTCGCGGTCATGAAGAGACTATACAACAAGAGATTACTATTAACCCTTCAATAACCGTATCGATAGGAAATCCCCATGGCAACATTTATATTAAAACAGAGTGGTAACAAAATACGATCGCCCTTTCTGCTACCAAACATGGACCATCTGTAGAAATAACAAACGGAATCAGCCTCGTTGAATCAGAACTGGACACCGTAAAAACAACTATGCCAAGTGTGAAGCCCACACGGCCTTTAGGCCGTGTGCTTCTAAATGGCTTTATTTTTCGCCATCACAGAACTTTTATATAGTATCGATAAAAAACAACATCTCGCCCATGGCGGCAGGTAAAAACAATAGTGGCAATACTGCTTCTT from Candidatus Babeliales bacterium includes:
- a CDS encoding biopolymer transporter ExbD yields the protein MRQVRRKKRAPMTMQEVVLTPLIDTALTLLVIFMVTAPIMHNGIKVELPKGQAKDDGLTSQELIVYVDKKGAFFFNDTAIKDRAVLIKQLKGAVGADTEKTVFIKADKSVSYGAVIELVDHIKVVGGINYVALATTPT
- a CDS encoding HD domain-containing protein; amino-acid sequence: MQSTKIILAIQKKLRNLLETFVSVSHLATLIHQNGGRALLVGGAVRDLLLDREVKDVDIELHGIAVDAVEPLLRQIGFVDYVGKSFGIFKVSPADEPSIDIALPRSDSGGRKPQVAVDPMMSLHDAFRRRDLTINAMGMDLYTGELIDLFGGYQDLQNKVLRAVDAEFFVQDPLRFYRVMQFVGRFEMEPDEQLNALCATMDVSTVSIERIEKEFEKLLLQSRAPSRGIRWLHRIGRLHELFPELGNLIGVVQSARWHPEGDVFEHSMQALDAAAAFTYSDADQKLTIMYAALCHDLGKVETTVIDGEFVTSYGHESVGAVLTKQLLKRITGKKNLIIVVVKLVACHMQPLQFVALKSGPAAYKRLARKLAPHATIAMLAQVARADILGRNPHKGTPLTGQTPEVDMFIQKSAELQILDKVELPVLLGRDLMPEVAPGPRLGELVKQAYEIQLNEGIVDKQELKRRVLGKKDAEKK
- a CDS encoding DUF4097 family beta strand repeat-containing protein: MKNNVLIVFILSIACCNFATISAKGFFKNITSLFNSRGYEETIQQEITISPSTTVSIENPHGNIYVKTEWQQNTIALSATKHGPSVEITNGISLVESELDTVKTIKTTMPNKSKGSIDLTLIVPTNISLELITNRNNITVEDGISGNIIASTQDGIITLNNTRSTVQATAQKAGSIHVRQAEGDISAKTDKGNITITDSKKNVVAETNRGTVNVTCKELAAHDKMWIKTTSGAVMLDLPQSINANMQAKTKKGTVTCDLPITIKEKTTQLNKQVWKQFRQEVEGNFGNGNAEIKVAAQSSSIKIRKRTA
- a CDS encoding MotA/TolQ/ExbB proton channel family protein, which gives rise to MMGNALWQLVKQSDAISIAVLLILLVMSIVCWAVFFYKYILLRTKMRDMQTALASVKQVKSVEQIMQLASLLSGTMPGYFLSKNISFLKELLQESAEANKSIALTSNQLEMVQHTIYQTADDMIQHEESYLAVLTTSVSLSPLLGLFGTIWGLVHAFIRISEQQSADIATVAPGIAEALITTLAGLMVAIPAVAMFNYFIAKIRVLDKQLGVLADKVHTVFSTLFIR